In one window of Hevea brasiliensis isolate MT/VB/25A 57/8 chromosome 10, ASM3005281v1, whole genome shotgun sequence DNA:
- the LOC110641511 gene encoding uncharacterized protein LOC110641511, with product MYGARETLFLCRRGLHSLRRDGPSETLKRRITELQKTRKKKNPKKDELFVEVPESKSFLDTATMPMILTVVGTALVAKLLMMYDDSKSQEMIERKIKNAPSGQGTVRMLTREEWEKIREVRPRTPFESKLARPNARIRTGEPLRMQDLKDWTIDVLTDALTRVEGSVKSNS from the exons ATGTATGGGGCTAGAGAGACACTTTTCCTGTGTCGTAGAGGGTTGCATAGTCTGCGTCGTGATGGCCCCTCGGAAACCTTGAAGAGAAGGATTACAGAGTTGCAGAAGACGAGGAAAAAGAAGAATCCCAAGAAGGACGAGTTGTTTGTGGAGGTTCCTGAATCAAAATCTTTCCTTGACACAGCAACTATGCCAATGATTCTCACTGTTGTTGGTACTGCCCTTGTTGCAAAGCTCCTCATGATG TATGATGATTCAAAATCCCAAGAAATGATTGAGCGCAAAATAAAGAATGCTCCTTCTGGTCAAGGCACAGTTAGGATGCTTACACGTGAGGAATGGGAGAAAATTCGGGAGGTCAGGCCAAGGACACCTTTTGAATCCAAGCTCGCTCGTCCAAATGCACGAATAAGAACTGGAGAACCATTGCGCATG CAAGATCTGAAGGATTGGACAATTGATGTGCTAACAGATGCACTCACACGCGTTGAAGGAAGTGTTAAAAGCAATTCATGA
- the LOC110641509 gene encoding long chain acyl-CoA synthetase 8 isoform X1 produces MADSEATFSSSPAVEKLGSSDLLSVGKGYGTYGIVGATVIAIVLPVLLSIVFMGKKKVKQRGVPVEVGGEAGYAIRNGRMPHLIEVPWEGANTMAALFEQSCKKYSRGRFLGTRKLISKEFITASDGRKFEKLHLGDYEWQTFGQVFDRACNFASGLIRLGHNEDTRAAIFSETRAEWFIAFQGCMRQNITVVTIYASLGEDALIHSLNETQVSTLICDSKQLKKLAAISTKITTIKNVIYFEDDGSATADDSSISGSTSHWTVSSFSEVEKLGKNSPLPPNLPSKNEIALIMYTSGSTGLPKGVMIAHSNIVATAAAVMTLIPKLGSNDVYLAFLPLAHVLELAAESIMLTAGCAIGYGSALTLTDTANKIKKGTKGDTSVLKPTLMAAVPTILDRVRDGVLKKVEEKGGITKKLFNSVYKRRLAAIEGSWFGAWGLERMLWDFIVFKSIRDVLGGSIRFMLCGGAPLSGESQRFINICMGARIVQGYGLTETCAGAAFSEWDDTSVGRVGPPLPCCYIKLVSWEEGGYRISDKPMPQGEIVIGGFCVTSGYFNNQEKTDEVYKVDEKGMCWFYTGDIGRFHPDGCLEIVDRKKDIVKLQHGEYISLGKVEAALMSSNYVDNIMVYADSFKNYCVALVVPSHQALEKWSQQVGIKYRNFAELCNKDETIAEVRQSLSKVGKAAKLDKFEIPEKIKLLPDPWTPESGLVTAALKIKREQLKSKFKEELQKLYD; encoded by the exons ATGGCGGATTCTGAGGCAACCTTTTCGAGCTCACCAGCTGTGGAAAAATTAGGCTCTAGCGATCTCTTGTCAGTAGGGAAAGGCTATGGAACATATGGCATTGTGGGTGCTACTGTTATTGCCATTGTTTTACCTGTATTGCTTTCCATTGTGTTCATGGGGAAGAAAAAGGTGAAGCAAAGAGGAGTTCCTGTAGAAGTTGGTGGTGAGGCAGGTTATGCAATTCGCAATGGTCGAATGCCTCATTTGATTGAAGTCCCTTGGGAAGGGGCAAATACCATGGCAGCTCTTTTTGAGCAATCTTGCAAAAAGTATTCACGAGGTCGATTTCTTGGAACAAGGAAGCTAATTAGCAAGGAATTTATCACAGCTAGTGATGGTAGGAAGTTTGAGAAACTACACTTAGGGGATTATGAATGGCAAACTTTTGGACAAGTTTTTGATCGTGCTTGCAACTTTGCTTCCGGGCTTATTAGGTTAGGTCATAATGAAGATACTCGTGCTGCAATTTTTTCTGAAACTCGAGCAGAGTGGTTCATTGCCTTCCAG GGATGCATGCGGCAGAATATTACTGTTGTTACTATTTATGCATCTCTTGGTGAGGATGCTCTGATCCATTCACTTAACGAG ACACAAGTATCAACCCTGATTTGTGATTCCAAGCAATTGAAAAAGTTGGCTGCTATAAGCACAAAAATAACAACTATCAAGAATGTGATTTACTTTGAAGATGATGGAAGTGCAACTGCAGATGATTCTAGTATCTCTGGAAGTACGAGCCACTGGACAGTTTCATCTTTTTCCGAAGTTGAGAAACTGGGCAAAAACAGTCCTCTTCCTCCAAACCTACCTTCCAAGAATGAAATTGCTCTTATCATGTATACAAGTGGTAGCACAGGCCTACCAAAG GGAGTCATGATTGCTCATAGCAACATTGTAGCCACTGCTGCAGCTGTCATGACATTGATTCCAAAATTGGGTAGCAATGATGTTTATTTGGCATTCTTGCCCCTAGCTCATGTTCTCGAACTTGCTGCTGAG TCTATAATGTTAACTGCAGGTTGTGCAATTGGCTATGGTTCTGCATTGACTTTAACAGACACGGCTAATAAAATTAAGAAAGGAACCAAAGGTGATACTTCTGTGTTGAAGCCCACTCTCATGGCAGCAGTTCCCACTATACTAGATCGTGTTCGGGATGGAGTTCTAAAAAAG GTTGAGGAGAAAGGTGGAATTACAAAGAAGCTTTTCAACAGTGTATATAAGCGACGATTGGCAGCCATAGAAGGAAGCTGGTTTGGTGCTTGGGGACTGGAGAGAATGTTGTGGGATTTTATTGTCTTCAAATCAATACGTGATGTACTTGGAGGATCCATACGATTTATGTTATGTGGTGGAGCTCCTTTATCTGGGGAATCACAACGATTCATCAACATTTGCATGGG GGCTCGCATAGTTCAGGGTTATGGCTTGACAGAAACATGTGCTGGGGCTGCTTTTTCTGAGTGGGATGATACTTCTGTGGGCCGTGTTGGACCTCCTCTTCCTTGTTGCTATATTAAG CTTGTTTCTTGGGAAGAAGGTGGGTATAGGATATCCGACAAGCCAATGCCCCAAGGAGAAATTGTAATTGGAGGATTCTGCGTAACTAGTGGTTACTTCAACAACCAAGAAAAGACTGATGAGGTCTACAAG GTTGATGAAAAAGGCATGTGCTGGTTTTATACTGGTGATATTGGACGTTTTCACCCTGACGGATGCCTTGAAATTGTTGATAGGAAGAAGGATATTGTCAAACTTCAACATGGAGAGTACATCTCTCTTGGAAAG GTTGAGGCAGCGTTGATGTCAAGCAACTATGTGGATAATATCATGGTATATGCAGATTCCTTCAAAAACTATTGTGTAGCTCTAGTTGTTCCATCACATCAAGCCCTTGAGAAATGGAGCCAGCAAGTTGGCATCAAGTACCGGAACTTTGCAGAGCTCTGTAACAAAGATGAAACTATTGCTGAGGTTCGACAGTCACTGTCCAAG GTGGGGAAAGCTGCAAAATTGGACAAATTTGAAATTCCTGAAAAGATCAAGCTGTTGCCAGATCCATGGACACCTGAATCTGGCTTGGTTACTGCTGCTCTCAAGATAAAGAGGGAACAACTGAAGTCCAAATTTAAAGAGGAGCTCCAAAAGCTCTATGACTGA
- the LOC110641509 gene encoding long chain acyl-CoA synthetase 8 isoform X2 — MADSEATFSSSPAVEKLGSSDLLSVGKGYGTYGIVGATVIAIVLPVLLSIVFMGKKKVKQRGVPVEVGGEAGYAIRNGRMPHLIEVPWEGANTMAALFEQSCKKYSRGRFLGTRKLISKEFITASDGRKFEKLHLGDYEWQTFGQVFDRACNFASGLIRLGHNEDTRAAIFSETRAEWFIAFQGCMRQNITVVTIYASLGEDALIHSLNETQVSTLICDSKQLKKLAAISTKITTIKNVIYFEDDGSATADDSSISGSTSHWTVSSFSEVEKLGKNSPLPPNLPSKNEIALIMYTSGSTGLPKSIMLTAGCAIGYGSALTLTDTANKIKKGTKGDTSVLKPTLMAAVPTILDRVRDGVLKKVEEKGGITKKLFNSVYKRRLAAIEGSWFGAWGLERMLWDFIVFKSIRDVLGGSIRFMLCGGAPLSGESQRFINICMGARIVQGYGLTETCAGAAFSEWDDTSVGRVGPPLPCCYIKLVSWEEGGYRISDKPMPQGEIVIGGFCVTSGYFNNQEKTDEVYKVDEKGMCWFYTGDIGRFHPDGCLEIVDRKKDIVKLQHGEYISLGKVEAALMSSNYVDNIMVYADSFKNYCVALVVPSHQALEKWSQQVGIKYRNFAELCNKDETIAEVRQSLSKVGKAAKLDKFEIPEKIKLLPDPWTPESGLVTAALKIKREQLKSKFKEELQKLYD; from the exons ATGGCGGATTCTGAGGCAACCTTTTCGAGCTCACCAGCTGTGGAAAAATTAGGCTCTAGCGATCTCTTGTCAGTAGGGAAAGGCTATGGAACATATGGCATTGTGGGTGCTACTGTTATTGCCATTGTTTTACCTGTATTGCTTTCCATTGTGTTCATGGGGAAGAAAAAGGTGAAGCAAAGAGGAGTTCCTGTAGAAGTTGGTGGTGAGGCAGGTTATGCAATTCGCAATGGTCGAATGCCTCATTTGATTGAAGTCCCTTGGGAAGGGGCAAATACCATGGCAGCTCTTTTTGAGCAATCTTGCAAAAAGTATTCACGAGGTCGATTTCTTGGAACAAGGAAGCTAATTAGCAAGGAATTTATCACAGCTAGTGATGGTAGGAAGTTTGAGAAACTACACTTAGGGGATTATGAATGGCAAACTTTTGGACAAGTTTTTGATCGTGCTTGCAACTTTGCTTCCGGGCTTATTAGGTTAGGTCATAATGAAGATACTCGTGCTGCAATTTTTTCTGAAACTCGAGCAGAGTGGTTCATTGCCTTCCAG GGATGCATGCGGCAGAATATTACTGTTGTTACTATTTATGCATCTCTTGGTGAGGATGCTCTGATCCATTCACTTAACGAG ACACAAGTATCAACCCTGATTTGTGATTCCAAGCAATTGAAAAAGTTGGCTGCTATAAGCACAAAAATAACAACTATCAAGAATGTGATTTACTTTGAAGATGATGGAAGTGCAACTGCAGATGATTCTAGTATCTCTGGAAGTACGAGCCACTGGACAGTTTCATCTTTTTCCGAAGTTGAGAAACTGGGCAAAAACAGTCCTCTTCCTCCAAACCTACCTTCCAAGAATGAAATTGCTCTTATCATGTATACAAGTGGTAGCACAGGCCTACCAAAG TCTATAATGTTAACTGCAGGTTGTGCAATTGGCTATGGTTCTGCATTGACTTTAACAGACACGGCTAATAAAATTAAGAAAGGAACCAAAGGTGATACTTCTGTGTTGAAGCCCACTCTCATGGCAGCAGTTCCCACTATACTAGATCGTGTTCGGGATGGAGTTCTAAAAAAG GTTGAGGAGAAAGGTGGAATTACAAAGAAGCTTTTCAACAGTGTATATAAGCGACGATTGGCAGCCATAGAAGGAAGCTGGTTTGGTGCTTGGGGACTGGAGAGAATGTTGTGGGATTTTATTGTCTTCAAATCAATACGTGATGTACTTGGAGGATCCATACGATTTATGTTATGTGGTGGAGCTCCTTTATCTGGGGAATCACAACGATTCATCAACATTTGCATGGG GGCTCGCATAGTTCAGGGTTATGGCTTGACAGAAACATGTGCTGGGGCTGCTTTTTCTGAGTGGGATGATACTTCTGTGGGCCGTGTTGGACCTCCTCTTCCTTGTTGCTATATTAAG CTTGTTTCTTGGGAAGAAGGTGGGTATAGGATATCCGACAAGCCAATGCCCCAAGGAGAAATTGTAATTGGAGGATTCTGCGTAACTAGTGGTTACTTCAACAACCAAGAAAAGACTGATGAGGTCTACAAG GTTGATGAAAAAGGCATGTGCTGGTTTTATACTGGTGATATTGGACGTTTTCACCCTGACGGATGCCTTGAAATTGTTGATAGGAAGAAGGATATTGTCAAACTTCAACATGGAGAGTACATCTCTCTTGGAAAG GTTGAGGCAGCGTTGATGTCAAGCAACTATGTGGATAATATCATGGTATATGCAGATTCCTTCAAAAACTATTGTGTAGCTCTAGTTGTTCCATCACATCAAGCCCTTGAGAAATGGAGCCAGCAAGTTGGCATCAAGTACCGGAACTTTGCAGAGCTCTGTAACAAAGATGAAACTATTGCTGAGGTTCGACAGTCACTGTCCAAG GTGGGGAAAGCTGCAAAATTGGACAAATTTGAAATTCCTGAAAAGATCAAGCTGTTGCCAGATCCATGGACACCTGAATCTGGCTTGGTTACTGCTGCTCTCAAGATAAAGAGGGAACAACTGAAGTCCAAATTTAAAGAGGAGCTCCAAAAGCTCTATGACTGA
- the LOC110641510 gene encoding uncharacterized protein LOC110641510, which yields MIANSSLISSNFSSLPLKNPRPRAHLQAQTPNPRLLSLRPSRGTALKISNFLKPHTCKTSSFPFQKKGLLQVCHSVLDSKDSEKEPILESETNDEKEGRDWTTSILLFVLWGALMYYVFNLAPNQTPSTDEYFLRKLLNLKGDDGFEMNQVLVSLWYIMGLWPLVFSMLLLPTGRSSKSKIPVWPFLVLSCFGGAYGLLPYFVLWRPPPPPVEESELGKWPLNFLESKLTAGITLAAGLGLFLYAGLANGDVWKEFYQYFRESKFIHIMSLDFTLLSAFAPFWVYNDMTARKWFDKGSWLLPISLVPLLGPALYLVLRPSLSEMPVSLGSTSSEQK from the exons ATGATAGCCAACTCCAGCCTCATCTCCTCCAACTTCTCTTCTCTTCCTCTCAAAAATCCAAGACCGAGAGCTCATCTCCAGGCTCAAACTCCTAATCCCAGACTCTTATCTTTACGTCCCAGCAGAGGAACGGCTTTGAAAATTTCCAATTTTCTTAAGCCCCACACCTGTAAGACCTCAAGTTTCCCATTTCAGAAGAAGGGTCTGCTTCAAGTGTGCCATAGTGTCTTGGACTCTAAGGATTCAGAGAAAGAACCAATTTTGGAGAGTGAAACTAATGATGAGAAAGAGGGGCGAGATTGGACAACCTCCATCTTACTTTTTGTGTTGTGGGGTGCTCTTATGTACTACGTTTTTAATCTCGCTCCTAACCAGACCCCG TCGACAGACGAGTATTTTTTGAGAAAACTCCTAAATTTGAAGGGAGATGATGGTTTTGAGATGAATCAAGTACTTGTGTCTTTATGGTACATCATGGGTTTGTGGCCTTTGGTGTTCAGCATGCTTCTACTCCCAACCGGCAGAAG CTCAAAAAGCAAAATACCAGTTTGGCCATTCCTGGTACTTTCATGCTTTGGTGGTGCATATGGTCTTCTTCCCTATTTTGTTCTTTGGAGACCACCACCACCGCCTGTCGAAGAAAGTGAGCTTGGCAAATGGCCTCTTAATTTTCTGGAATCAAAGTTGACAGCTGGG ATAACACTTGCTGCAGGACTAGGCCTATTCCTTTATGCAGGCTTGGCAAATGGTGATGTCTGGAAAGAGTTCTACCAGTACTTCAGAGAAAGCAAATTT ATTCACATCATGTCCCTTGATTTCACTCTATTATCCGCATTTGCCCCTTTCTGGGTTTACAATGATATGACTGCCAGGAAATG GTTTGATAAAGGTTCTTGGCTTCTTCCTATCTCACTTGTTCCACTCTTGGGTCCTGCATTATATCTGGTTCTACGGCCATCACTATCAGAAATGCCTGTTTCACTGGGTTCAACTTCATCAGAACAGAAGTAG
- the LOC110641505 gene encoding ribulose-1,5 bisphosphate carboxylase/oxygenase large subunit N-methyltransferase, chloroplastic, translating to MAEASRIFQTTLFPAFSTVHKPCRVTQSPSFVRKKYPTVHCSSSVSTSDSATAKAASVAQKVPWGCDIDSLENAEALQRWLSDSGLPPQKMAIQKVEVGERGLVALKNIRKREKLLFVPPSLVITADSEWSCPEAGEVLQKYSVPDWPLLATYLISEASLQQSSRWSNYISALPRQPYSLLYWTRAELDRYLEASQIRERAIERITNVIGTYDDLRLRIFSKYPDLFPEEVFNMETFKWSFGILFSRLVRLPSMDGRVALVPWADMLNHNCEVETFLDYDKSSKGVVFTTDQQYEPGEQVFISYGKKSNGELLLSYGFVPREGTNPSDSVELSLSLKKSDKCYKEKLEALRKHGLSASQCFPLRITGWPVELMAYSFLAVSPPSMSRQFEEMAAAASNKTGMKKDLRYPEIEEPTLQFILDSCELSISKYTKFLQASGTMDLDVTSPKQLNRRLFLKQLAVDLCNSERRILFRAQNVLRRRLRDIRSGELRALKIFDGFRNLFK from the exons ATGGCTGAAGCTTCTAGAATTTTCCAGACAACGCTTTTCCCTGCATTCTCTACAGTCCACAAGCCTTGCAGAGTCACTCAGTCACCTAGTTTTGTACGCAAAAAATACCCAACAGTTCACTGCTCATCATCAGTTTCAACAAGTGACAGCGCCACCGCGAAAGCGGCGTCGGTGGCCCAGAAGGTGCCGTGGGGCTGCGACATCGATTCTTTGGAGAACGCGGAGGCCCTCCAGAGATGGTTGTCTGACTCTGGCCTACCTCCCCAGAAAATGGCCATACAAAAAGTGGAAGTGGGAGAGAGAGGTTTGGTTGCTTTGAAGAATATTAGGAAGCGTGAGAAGTTGCTCTTTGTGCCTCCCTCGCTTGTTATCACTGCTGATTCA GAATGGAGCTGCCCAGAGGCTGGTGAAGTGTTGCAAAAGTACTCTGTACCAGATTGGCCTTTACTTGCGACCTACCTCATTAGTGAAGCAAGTCTTCAGCAATCTTCAAGATGGAGCAATTACATCTCAGCGCTTCCCCGACAACCATATTCACTTTTGTACTG GACTCGAGCTGAACTAGATAGGTACTTGGAAGCTTCGCAGATCAGGGAGCGTGCAATTGAAAGGATTACCAATGTTATCGGAAc ATATGATGATTTAAGACTTAGGATTTTTTCCAAGTATCCTGACCTATTTCCTGAAGAG GTATTCAATATGGAGACTTTCAAGTGGTCATTTGGCATTCTCTTCTCTCGCTTG GTTCGCTTACCCTCAATGGATGGAAGAGTTGCCTTGGTTCCCTGGGCAGATATGCTTAATCATAATTGTGAG GTTGAGACCTTTTTGGATTATGATAAATCATCTAAGGGAGTTGTCTTTACAACAGATCAACAGTACGAGCCAGGTGAGCAG GTTTTCATATCATATGGCAAGAAATCTAATGGAGAGCTGTTGCTATCATATGGATTTGTTCCAAGGGAGGGCACCAACCCTAGTGATTCAGTAGAGCTGTCATTGTCTTTGAAGAAATCTGACAAATGTTACAAGGAGAAGTTAGAAGCTCTAAGGAAGCATGGTTTATCAGC ATCTCAGTGTTTTCCTTTGCGAATCACTGGTTGGCCAGTGGAATTAATGGCGTACAGCTTTTTAGCAGTCAGCCCTCCAAGTATGAGCAGACAGTTCGAAGAG ATGGCTGCAGCAGCATCAAATAAGACAGGCATGAAGAAGGATTTAAGATACCCTGAAATTGAGGAACCGACATTACAGTTCATATTGGATAGTTGTGAGTTGAGCATATCAAAGTACACCAAATTCTTGCAG GCAAGTGGAACAATGGATTTGGATGTAACATCTCCAAAGCAACTTAACAGAAGATTGTTCCTGAAACAGCTGGCAGTAGACTTGTGTAACAGTGAGCGGAGAATACTATTCCGTGCTCAAAAT GTATTAAGAAGAAGACTCAGGGATATTAGGAGTGGTGAATTGAGAGCTTTAAAAATATTTGATGGGTTCAGAAACCTTTTTAAATGA